Proteins co-encoded in one Candidatus Edwardsbacteria bacterium genomic window:
- a CDS encoding prohibitin family protein, translating to MFFIFTLIIAFAAGFMWYSAGEKTKQFNEAFAKNKAVSGIVAVFFLIIAILQMLTVIPAGHVGVVDFFGHVSAKTLKAGINLRNPLARIIKMSIKTQELTEDMPVPSKEGLTVQLDVTTLFHLDPEKAAEIYQTVGADYVNIILAPQFRSVCRGVTANYEAKALYTAQRELLAKAIQVELNSLVNDRGIIIESVPLRRVGLPKKVTDAIEDKLKAEQESQRMEWILTKEKQEAERKRIEAKGISDFQNIVAKGISEPLLRWKGIEATEKLASSANTKVVIIGAGKDGLPIILDTK from the coding sequence ATGTTTTTCATTTTCACACTGATCATCGCTTTCGCGGCCGGTTTCATGTGGTACTCGGCCGGGGAGAAGACCAAGCAGTTCAACGAAGCCTTCGCCAAGAACAAGGCCGTCTCCGGCATCGTGGCCGTATTCTTTTTGATAATCGCCATACTCCAGATGCTGACCGTCATCCCGGCCGGGCACGTAGGCGTGGTGGACTTCTTCGGGCATGTTTCCGCCAAGACCCTCAAGGCCGGCATCAATTTACGCAACCCGCTGGCCCGGATAATCAAGATGTCCATCAAGACCCAGGAGCTCACCGAGGACATGCCGGTGCCGTCCAAAGAGGGCCTGACCGTCCAATTAGACGTCACCACCCTGTTCCACTTAGACCCGGAGAAGGCCGCCGAGATATACCAGACGGTGGGGGCCGATTACGTCAATATCATCCTAGCCCCTCAGTTCCGTTCTGTCTGCCGGGGAGTCACCGCCAATTACGAGGCTAAGGCCCTCTACACCGCCCAGCGGGAATTACTGGCCAAGGCCATCCAGGTGGAATTGAACAGCCTGGTCAACGACCGGGGCATTATCATCGAAAGCGTCCCCCTGCGCCGGGTGGGCCTGCCCAAAAAGGTGACCGACGCCATCGAGGACAAGCTCAAGGCCGAGCAGGAAAGCCAGCGCATGGAATGGATACTGACCAAGGAGAAACAAGAGGCCGAAAGAAAACGCATCGAGGCCAAGGGCATCTCCGACTTTCAGAATATCGTAGCCAAGGGCATCAGCGAGCCGCTGCTCAGGTGGAAGGGCATCGAAGCCACCGAGAAGCTGGCCAGTTCAGCCAACACCAAGGTGGTCATCATAGGAGCCGGCAAGGACGGCCTTCCGATAATCCTGGACACAAAGTAA
- a CDS encoding SemiSWEET transporter, whose translation MIKELGLLAGFLTTISFLPQVIKSLKTKHMDDFNIWFLILMIVGLSLWTVYGFMIRQLPIIIANLATISLNLILLVLKIKYQKQK comes from the coding sequence GTGATCAAAGAATTGGGACTACTGGCTGGCTTCCTGACCACCATCAGCTTTCTGCCCCAGGTGATAAAAAGCCTGAAGACCAAACACATGGACGATTTCAATATCTGGTTTTTGATATTGATGATAGTCGGCCTCTCCCTGTGGACCGTCTACGGGTTCATGATCAGACAACTGCCCATCATTATCGCCAACCTGGCCACCATATCGCTGAACCTGATACTGCTGGTGCTTAAGATCAAATATCAAAAACAGAAATAA